In the Halichoerus grypus chromosome 4, mHalGry1.hap1.1, whole genome shotgun sequence genome, one interval contains:
- the SLC40A1 gene encoding ferroportin, which yields MSKAREQNHQGGCCGSIANYLTSAKFLLYLGHSLSTWGDRMWHFAVSVFLVELYGNSLLLTAVYGLVVAGSVLVLGAIIGDWVDKNARLRVAQTSLVVQNVSVILCGIILMMVFLHKNELLTMYHGWVLTSCYILIITIANIANLASTATAITIQRDWIVVVAGGDRSKLADMNATIRRIDQLTNILAPMAVGQIMTFGSAVIGCGFISGWNLVSMCVEYFLLWKVYQKTPALAVKAALKVEEAELKQLNLHKETEPKSLEGTHLMGEKGPNVHELEVEQEPSCASQMAEPFRTFRDGWVSYYNQPVFLAGMGLAFLYMTVLGFDCITTGYAYTQGLSGSILSILMGASAVTGIMGTVAFTWLRRKCGLVRTGLISGFAQLSCLILCVISVFMPGSPLDLSVSPFEDIRSRFIQAEPLSTMTPTKIPEIILTTETYMSNGSDPANIVPEMSPKPVPIISVSLLFAGVIAARIGLWSFDLTVTQLLQENVIESERGIINGVQNSMNYLLDLLHFIMVILAPNPEAFGLLVLISVSFVAMGHIMYFRFAQKTLGSKLFACGTDEKEIANENQTNTSVV from the exons gGAGATCGGATGTGGCACTTTGCTGTGTCTGTGTTCTTGGTAGAGCTCTATGGAAACAGCCTCCTCTTGACTGCAGTCTACGGGCTGGTGGTGGCAGGGTCTGTTCTGGTCCTAGGAGCCATCATTGGCGATTGGGTGGATAAGAATGCCAGACTTAGAG TGGCTCAGACTTCGCTGGTGGTACAGAATGTTTCGGTCATCCTGTGTGGGATCATTCTGATGATGGTTTTCTTACATAAAAATGAGCTTCTGACCATGTACCATGGATGGGTTCTT ACTTCCTGTTATATCTTGATCATCACTATTGCCAATATTGCAAATTTGGCCAGTACTGCCACGGCCATCACGATCCAAAGGGACTGGATTGTTGTCGTTGCAGGAGGAGACAGAAGCAAATTAGCAG ATATGAATGCTACAATACGAAGAATTGACCAGTTAACCAACATCTTGGCCCCCATGGCTGTTGGCCAGATTATGACATTTGGCTCTGCAGTCATTGGCTGTGGCTTCATTTCGGGGTGGAATTTGGTGTCCATGTGTGTGGAATACTTTCTGCTCTGGAAGGTTTATCAGAAAACACCTGCTCTAGCTGTGAAAGCTGCTCTTAAGGTAGAGGAAGCTGAATTGAAACAGCTGAATTTACATAAAG AAACTGAGCCAAAATCCCTGGAGGGAACTCATCTAATGGGTGAGAAAGGCCCTAATGTCCATGAGCTTGAAGTTGAGCAAGAGCCGAGCTGCGCCTCCCAGATGGCTGAGCCCTTCCGCACCTTCCGAGATGGATGGGTCTCCTATTACAACCAGCCGGTGTTTCTGGCGGGCATGGGTCTTGCTTTCCTCTATATGACTGTCCTGGGCTTTGATTGTATCACCACAGGGTACGCCTACACTCAGGGGCTGAGCGGGTCTATCCTCAGTATTTTGATGGGAGCATCAGCTGTCACTGGAATAATGGGAACCGTGGCTTTTACTTGGCTCAGGAGAAAATGTGGCCTGGTTCGGACTGGCCTGATCTCAGGATTTGCACAGCTTTCCTGTCTGATCTTGTGTGTCATCTCTGTGTTCATGCCTGGAAGCCCCTTGgacttgtctgtttctccttttgaAGATATCCGTTCTAGGTTCATTCAAGCAGAACCACTGTCCACAATGACCCCTACAAAAATACCTGAAATCATCTTGACAACTGAAACGTACATGTCAAATGGGTCTGACCCTGCTAATATTGTCCCAGAGATGAGTCCTAAACCTGTGCCCATAATCTCTGTCAGTCTGCTATTTGCAGGCGTCATTGCTGCTAGAATCG GTCTTTGGTCCTTTGATTTAACTGTGACACAGTTGCTGCAAGAAAATGTAATTGAATCTGAACGAGGCATTATAAATGGTGTACAGAACTCGATGAACTATCTTCTTGATCTTCTGCATTTCATCATGGTCATCCTGGCTCCGAATCCTGAAGCGTTTGGCTTGCTCGTATTGATTTCAGTCTCATTTGTGGCAATGGGCCACATCATGTATTTTCGATTTGCCCAGAAGACTCTGGGCAGCAAGCTTTTTGCCTGTGGTACTGATGAAAAAGAAATCGCGAATGAAAATCAAACGAATACATCTGTTGTGTGA